The window AGGAGGTGCCTAAATTCATTCGGGAATTTGTCCCAAAACTATTGACAAGTTCCGTGTTCTGCACACCCGTTGACTACAAAGCTCATTGAGGATGCTCTCTGGCCCTGATGCAGGGGAAGGTCCTGTTCAAAGCGCTTTTAAAGCACTAAAGCCTTATATAATCAATAAAGGAGGAGAGAATTATGAAAAAGCTTCTGGTCGGGTTACTTGTGTTCATGGTGCTGTCGGCCCTTGTCCTATCGGGCTGCGGCGGCGGCAGCGGCGGCGGAGGGAGCGTCGGCTACAGCGGCGGAGGCGGCTCCACCGCGAATCCTTCCACTTCTGGAAGCACGACGACCTTCACCGGCACCAAGGGCTATGTTTACACCGTATCAAGCGGGAAAGCCGCATCAAGCCAGATCATAGTGCTTCCCACGAACTCAAGCGTGCCCTCTGGTTTCACTCCCGCCGTGGGATACACGGTCCGCTCGGCAACAAACTCGCTCATATCCACCATAACAGATGCAAAGGGCTACTTTGATCTCAGCACATCCAGCGAAACAGCGGTTTCCCAGGATGGGGAAGGCGTGGTCGTCGAGGATCCCGCCACAGGCACTTCAACTTCGCCGATATGCTTCCCGATCATGAGAGATCCCATGGCTCTCTCGGAGCTTACCGATGTGAGAATCGTGCCCCCCTTCGACACGACGCAGAACTCCTGGTCCCTTATAGCAAGCGCCTACGAGATGTTCTTCCTGATCGGCAGATCAGGCGACACCTGGCACCCCGTTTCTGACAGCGTCACCTGGTCGGTGAGCGACGAGAACCTGGGCTCATTTGTCGAGAATTACGGCCTTTTCAAGTCCAGCACCGACCTCTCTACCACTACCACGGGAACGGTTAAGGCCACATGCTCCGACTCCACCTTCTCGCTCTCCCTCAAGGTGGTGGCCATCAGTGATCTGGGAAGCATAGAGGGCACCGTGAAAGATGAAAGCGGCAATGCAGTCCCATGGGTAATGGTGAGCGCGGTGCCGTCATCGACGGCGACAAGCACAGTGGACAAATCATCACGGTCGCAGCATTTCCACCAGTTCCCCTATTATTCACGGTTCATGGCAATGACGGACAAAGACGGCGCCTACACTATTTCATATGTTCCCCCCGATACCTACACGGTAAAGGTAAGCTCCTACTATGGGTCAGGCCTTGCCGAGGACACTGTCACCGTCGCGGCGGGCAAGAACCATAAGGACTTCACTGTCTCGAGCGTCTCCGCTTACATAACAGGTGTGGTGAATTACGATAAATACGCCTACAAGCCGGGAGACACAATGAAGGTACAGGTGGTGCTCTGGAACAAGGGAGGAAGCTCTGTCGATATCAATTACACCAAAGTGGACTTCGCCCTCAAGTACTGCGCAAGACCAGCCAAGACCTCAACGACCTCGACGACAGTTCCCGAACCGGTCACCGTGGCTGCCGCTTCTGACACCACCGGTGGAACGGCAACGGTGCCCAAATACGGCAAGACCCTCATTCCCACCAGCACGGTCTCCCTGGCAATTCCCTCAGACCAGGCAACGGACGGCTACTTCTACCTCGAGGGGACTGTCACTACGACACCTTCCATAAAGGTTGAGCCCTGGTACGTGAAGA is drawn from Candidatus Eremiobacterota bacterium and contains these coding sequences:
- a CDS encoding carboxypeptidase-like regulatory domain-containing protein; the encoded protein is MKKLLVGLLVFMVLSALVLSGCGGGSGGGGSVGYSGGGGSTANPSTSGSTTTFTGTKGYVYTVSSGKAASSQIIVLPTNSSVPSGFTPAVGYTVRSATNSLISTITDAKGYFDLSTSSETAVSQDGEGVVVEDPATGTSTSPICFPIMRDPMALSELTDVRIVPPFDTTQNSWSLIASAYEMFFLIGRSGDTWHPVSDSVTWSVSDENLGSFVENYGLFKSSTDLSTTTTGTVKATCSDSTFSLSLKVVAISDLGSIEGTVKDESGNAVPWVMVSAVPSSTATSTVDKSSRSQHFHQFPYYSRFMAMTDKDGAYTISYVPPDTYTVKVSSYYGSGLAEDTVTVAAGKNHKDFTVSSVSAYITGVVNYDKYAYKPGDTMKVQVVLWNKGGSSVDINYTKVDFALKYCARPAKTSTTSTTVPEPVTVAAASDTTGGTATVPKYGKTLIPTSTVSLAIPSDQATDGYFYLEGTVTTTPSIKVEPWYVKITSSGPSPTPSPTATVSPSPSPTASASPSPSPSSTASKAPSRKG